The genomic stretch GAATAGTAGTCCTGTTCAAGTCCAGGCCAATGCTAGTACGTTCCAGCATACTGTTCACCGTTTGGTTCACCGTAATGTTCTCGTACTACGGATTATCCTTCCTCTTCGAAGTCCAGCGTTGGGTCCTTGTGGTGAACGTCTTCGACCTTTGCCCTCTTGCCGCGACGACGCACTACGCAATGTGCAAAGCAGGGAGGAAAGCTACGCTTAACGTCATCTTCCTGGTGCTTGGGACATGCAGCGCTTTGCTGGCATTGACTTCATTTCTGGAACACGCGTTCGTAAATACGATGCTTCTGATTCTGGCAAAAGAAGCGGCATTGCTGTCCGGTCTCGTCTGCTTCCTTTACACAGCCGAGCTCTTTCCCACTGTGTTACGCAGCATTGGAGTGTGCTGTGGTTACACGTTCGGGCGTGTGGGTGCAGCAACTGCATCGGCTCTCTCTTTAGAACAGTCAGTGGCAATCAATTTGGCTATCCTTACCTCCCTGGTGGCTGTGTCCATTCTGCTGTTGACGAAACTGCCGGAAACCCTCTCGAAACCACTCTCTAACACCTTGAAGGATGTTGAAGGCGCCGTGCAAGAAGGTGCCGGTAATCAAAAGGAAAACGACGTGAAGGAGTCTCCGAACGAGCCCGTAGCACGTGTCGAACAACGTGAAGAGAGCCCTCAAGTGCAGACTCCGAAATCCCCCGAACACAAGCGTGCATCGAAGCACAGAAAGAAGACTCGGCGTTCTCCAATGTCCCCGTCGTCACCTTTATAGGTGGACCCAAAATAATTTAGCTGTACATTTAGCTTTGAAGTACGCGTGAAGGACATATCTATGCGTCTTCTGAGTTGTCTATTCCATTAGCAACCACATTAAACATgcatttatttgatacaaataCATCTTTTTCGATTCCATTCATCCATCGGCCATATAAGACCACTTTAGCGTTCACAAACAAGatgcgccatctgcgcatgcaCGGGGTAATTGTGTGCAAAACACATTGAACGCAgcgtgcggatgcggatcggccGTGTTGCTCTGCTACACCACTCTCGACTGTCTCCTTCGACAGCACCCGAATAATTTATAGCTCTGTCGGAATCAGAAAAGTGTCACTGAAGACCAggttgtttatgaacggtatacaacaTTACGGTCTTTCTGTTACTCTGTCACATTTCTAGCCttctatattctccaaaaatatccagAACTATCCGGGTGTTGTCCAAAAAAGCAcactggagaggatcttttCAAAAAtatccgatttttttttttttcaaccctgtACGAGACCGAAACCGGGCGAAAGAAGGCTACCCGGCTGAAGGAACACCAACAGATTGCAGAGCCCCCCACGGATAATCATCGCACACAATTAGTAGAACATGTACTAAAAACAGGACATTCCTTCAATTTTCAAGATTCAACTACCTCGGCACGTGAACACAGATGGGGAGTATAAGCAAGTTCATTGAATCGTGGCACATTCTTGCCGAAGATAACGCCAGCCAAAAGGGGCCTTTCCCCGAGTGCTACAGGGGATTTCTGAAGCTCTAAACGCGATCCCTGGATGGTTTGCTGATTGTTTATCttgtctgatgatgatgatgcccgtATATGGGCGTCGAAACATCATAGTAAAGTTGTTACTTTGTtacgttaagccagtgttcCTTAATTTCATCATGTCTCCTGACTTATGGTCCATCTTCCACACACTCCTTAAGTACGCCGAACAATCGACAAGCTCCACTCTCAGTTTATCTGGGATGGGAAAACGCAATGGGTATATAGGATGGGTATAGGATTATATAGGATGTTGGATTGTAGGGACCATCTGAGACGGCATTGTGTGCGACGCATGTTAGACGAAACACGTGTGATGTTTTCTGATTACCAGTGTGCGACCGCACCCCGAGTACACAGCTTTTGTTTGTGCCTTGTTCAGAAAGTCACCATTCACGGTTGAGGTATTAATAGATTGATGCAGGCGACCTGGTGGAGGATCTCCGTACTACAAAAAAAGTAGAGCTGTGCGACTAGCACAATTTCCGTTGCGAATAGTCTACGAATATTTCACTTGCACTGCGAATCGAATCTGAATAATTTCTTCGGACGGCGACTCGAattcgaataatcagaaaaTGGCGAAATATTTTGTGGAGTTGCGCTCATTCGACGTTCTGCTCCAAActtgtgagccttttcaccTAGAGCATAACGTATTGTGAGAGAAAGGTCTCTCTGTGTTATGTATGGTACATTGCATTAGTGGTATGAACTAcattgagagttagtcaacatgttccatgcagcctgctttgtgtgcctGTCTCTTCATTCTTATGTTTAC from Ornithodoros turicata isolate Travis chromosome 4, ASM3712646v1, whole genome shotgun sequence encodes the following:
- the LOC135392101 gene encoding solute carrier family 22 member 6-A-like, coding for MIGALVAVPIMGVAADRYGRRPVICCAVIILQFAALGSCFATNFAAFIFVRCVVSGCVSVTQVTLFILMFEVTSMEHRTFYGTAAIALNILFARILLGVLRVLGLDWQTVMLVFMGITTTLSGVFCFIEESPRWLITTYNFERAEQSLSWAASVNGQPLDAVRKGYEEITKKLPKQAETNPAGIVVLFKSRPMLVRSSILFTVWFTVMFSYYGLSFLFEVQRWVLVVNVFDLCPLAATTHYAMCKAGRKATLNVIFLVLGTCSALLALTSFLEHAFVNTMLLILAKEAALLSGLVCFLYTAELFPTVLRSIGVCCGYTFGRVGAATASALSLEQSVAINLAILTSLVAVSILLLTKLPETLSKPLSNTLKDVEGAVQEGAGNQKENDVKESPNEPVARVEQREESPQVQTPKSPEHKRASKHRKKTRRSPMSPSSPL